The DNA sequence GACGTCCGTTGCGGAAACAGTCATTTTGGAAGCAGTGGCTGCGTTTGCCATGCGATCCTCCCCTCATTTTATCGTTTATGGGCCGTGTCGAGAACGCGTTCCATGAAGCCTGAATAGCGCGACATACCAAAGCAGAAAAGCCAGAATATGAAGCCGGCGAAAATTAGCCCCGAGATCGGCGTGACCGAGGAGGCCCAGTTGGCATCGGTGAAGTTGAAGCGAACGATACCGAGCAGGTCAAACATGCCGATGATCGATACCAGCGACGTATCCTTGAACAGGCCGATGAAGGTGTTGACGATGCCCGGGATCACGAGCTTCAGCGCCTGTGGCAGTACGATGAGGTTCATCTTCTGCCAGAAGCTGAGGCCGAGGGAATCGGCGCCTTCATACTGCCCCTTCGGAATGGCCTGGAGACCGCCGCGCACCACTTCGGCCATGTAGGCCGAGGCAAAGAGCGACACGCCGATCAAGGCGCGCAGAAACTTGTCGAAGGTGACGCCCTGCGGCAGGAACAAGGGCAGCATGACGCTTGCCATGAACAGGACAGTGATCAGCGGAATGCCGCGCACCAACTCGATGAAGGCGGTGCAGAGCATCTTGATGACCGGCATGTGCGATCGTCGGCCGAGCGCCAACAGAATGCCGAGTGGCAACGAAACGGCGATGCCGACGAACGACAGGATCAGCGTCACCATCAGGCCTCCCCAAAGCGGGGTCTCGACGAACGTCAGCCCGAACCACCCGCCCGGAAGCAGGATCAGCGAGATGAGCGGCAGCACGGCGAACAGCAGGATGGCGTTGAGGCTCTTGTAAGGGACCTTCGGTATCGCCATGGGCACGAGGAAAAGAATGAAGAGGATGCCGACCAGGGTCGGCCTCCAGCGTTCGTCGAGTGGGTAGCGTCCGTAAACGAACTGGTCGAGCTTCGCATTGACGAAGGCCCAGCAGGCGCCGCTCCAGCCTTCCGGCTGCGAGCCTCCCTGAGCAACCGTGGCGCAGACGCCACGGCCTCCACCGGTCCAGGCGGCGTCGATGAACAGCCACTGGATTGCCGGCGGCAGGAACCACGCGAGCGCAAGCGCACCGATTAGGGTGAGCACCGTATCTTTCGGAGTGGCGAATAGGTTCTCGCGCGCCCAGTGGACGATGCCGCCTTCTGCGACCGGCGGGGCGGAAGCCTCGATCATCGAGGCGCGTACGAAAGTTGCCTGGGGTGTGCTCATCGTCTTATCTCTCCACCAGGGCCATGCGGGCATTGAACCAGTTCATGAACAGCGACGTCGCGAGGCTGAGCGACAGGTAGACCACAATCCAGATCGTCACGATCTCGATCGACTGACCGGTCTGGTTCAGGATCGTGCCACCGACTGCCACAAGATCGGCATAGCCGATCGCAACGGCGAGCGAAGAGTTCTTGGTCAGGTTCAGATATTGGCTGGTAAGCGGCGGAATGATGATTCTGAGCGCCTGCGGAACAACCACGAGGCGCGTCGTCAGGCCCGGGCGGATGCCGAGCGCATGCGCGGCCTCCGTCTGCCCCTTTGACACGCCGCGAATGCCGGCACGCACGATTTCGGCGATGAAGGCGGCAGTGTAGAACGAGAGTGCCAGGAACAGCGACAGGAACTCCGGCCCGATGACCGAGCCGCCGGTGAGGTTGAACTTGCCGGCAACCGGAACGTCGAACGTGATCGGCGACCCCGTGGCAAGGAACGTCAGCAACGGCAGGCCGATAATCAGGCCGAGAGACGTCCAAAGAACCGGGAAACGCTGTCCGGTGGCTTCCTGTTTCTTGCGCGCATAATGCGCCACAAAGAAGCAGGCGACGATCGCGACGAGGAAGGCAAGAACCGTATACAGGGAGCCATCGCCGAAAATCGGTTTGGGAAAGGCAAGGCCGCGGTTGTTGAGGAACATGTTGAGCGGCAGTGCCGCCGATTCCCGCGGCTGTGGCAGGATCGCCAGAACACCGCTGTACCAGAAGAAGATGACGAGCAGCGGCGGGATGTTGCGGAAAATCTCGACATAGGCGAGCGACAGCTTGGCGATCAGCCAGTTGTGCGACAGGCGGCCGATGCCCACCGCAAAGCCGATGACGGTGGCGGTGACAATGCCGCAGACGGCGACCAGCAGCGTGTTGAGCAGGCCGACGACGAGCGCGCGCTGATAGGTGGAATCGCTGGTATAGGCGATCAGTGACTGCCCGACGTCGAAACCGGCGCGCCCGTTCAGGAAGCCGTAACCGGAAGCGATATTCGCCCGTTTGAGGTTCTCGATCGTATTGTCGGCGACCCAATAGACGAAGGCCGCGAGAACGACGAGGGTGATGACCTGATAAAAAATCCCGCGGACCTGCGGATCGTTGATGATCGACCCGGACGGTTTCGTTTTCTCAGGCGTAGTTGTGACGCCAATCGCCATGCAATGCCTCTTTCCCCTTTTCACCCTTTTGGGTGTTTTTATCGTTGGGATGGGGAAGCGGTGTCCCGCTTCCCCGGTCTTGAAATGATCGCTTAGCGGACCGGCGGAGCGTACTGGATGCCGCCCTTGTTCCACAAAGCGTTGAGGCCGCGCTCGATCTTGAGCGGGCTGCCGGCGCCGATGTTGCGGTCGAAGACTTCGCCGTAGTTGCCGACGGCCTTGATGACGTTCACGGCCCATTCGTTCGTCAGGCCGAGGTCGGTGCCGATCTTGCTGTCAGCCTCGACGCCGAGGAAGCGCTGGACGTCCGGGTTGGTGGACTTCTTCATTTCTTCGACGTTGGCCTGCGTCACGCCGAATTCCTCGGCCTGAATCAGGGCGTAGTGAACCCAGCTGACGATATCGAACCACTGGTCGTCACCCTGGCGAACGGCCGGGCCGAGCGGCTCCTTCGAGATGATTTCCGGCAGGATCATGTGATCGTCCGGCTTCGACAGTGTCAGACGCAGCGAATAGAGGCCCGACTGGTCGGTCGTGTAGACATCGCAACGGCCGGCATCATAGGCGGCGTTGACCTCTTCGAGCTTTTCGAAGACGACCGGATTGTACTGAAGGTTGTTCG is a window from the Ensifer adhaerens genome containing:
- a CDS encoding amino acid ABC transporter permease, whose product is MAIGVTTTPEKTKPSGSIINDPQVRGIFYQVITLVVLAAFVYWVADNTIENLKRANIASGYGFLNGRAGFDVGQSLIAYTSDSTYQRALVVGLLNTLLVAVCGIVTATVIGFAVGIGRLSHNWLIAKLSLAYVEIFRNIPPLLVIFFWYSGVLAILPQPRESAALPLNMFLNNRGLAFPKPIFGDGSLYTVLAFLVAIVACFFVAHYARKKQEATGQRFPVLWTSLGLIIGLPLLTFLATGSPITFDVPVAGKFNLTGGSVIGPEFLSLFLALSFYTAAFIAEIVRAGIRGVSKGQTEAAHALGIRPGLTTRLVVVPQALRIIIPPLTSQYLNLTKNSSLAVAIGYADLVAVGGTILNQTGQSIEIVTIWIVVYLSLSLATSLFMNWFNARMALVER
- a CDS encoding amino acid ABC transporter permease, producing MSTPQATFVRASMIEASAPPVAEGGIVHWARENLFATPKDTVLTLIGALALAWFLPPAIQWLFIDAAWTGGGRGVCATVAQGGSQPEGWSGACWAFVNAKLDQFVYGRYPLDERWRPTLVGILFILFLVPMAIPKVPYKSLNAILLFAVLPLISLILLPGGWFGLTFVETPLWGGLMVTLILSFVGIAVSLPLGILLALGRRSHMPVIKMLCTAFIELVRGIPLITVLFMASVMLPLFLPQGVTFDKFLRALIGVSLFASAYMAEVVRGGLQAIPKGQYEGADSLGLSFWQKMNLIVLPQALKLVIPGIVNTFIGLFKDTSLVSIIGMFDLLGIVRFNFTDANWASSVTPISGLIFAGFIFWLFCFGMSRYSGFMERVLDTAHKR
- a CDS encoding amino acid ABC transporter substrate-binding protein; translation: MAKRILTALVGAAVMGIGTQAASGSTLDDVKAKGFVQCGVNTGLAGFAAPDASGNWSGFDVDYCKAIAAAIFADGSKVKYTPTSAKERFPALQSGEVDVLARNTTWTINRDTALGFNFRPVNYYDGQGFMVRKSLNVKSALELSGAAVCVQTGTTTELNLADYFKANNLQYNPVVFEKLEEVNAAYDAGRCDVYTTDQSGLYSLRLTLSKPDDHMILPEIISKEPLGPAVRQGDDQWFDIVSWVHYALIQAEEFGVTQANVEEMKKSTNPDVQRFLGVEADSKIGTDLGLTNEWAVNVIKAVGNYGEVFDRNIGAGSPLKIERGLNALWNKGGIQYAPPVR